From the Trachemys scripta elegans isolate TJP31775 unplaced genomic scaffold, CAS_Tse_1.0 scaffold_57, whole genome shotgun sequence genome, one window contains:
- the LOC117870601 gene encoding up-regulator of cell proliferation-like, translating into MPESRAETSGIASSVERNGAETPGVAALVERSRAETPGDSVSVDRSGTEVPETSPNKVHAGRRGAVKSVLSKLKLKKFRNRKLRLRNLLQISPDSLKDSTPYILGDLPRHFLRKLMALNGTARSTSLWQGTSDEDTSEDEEGGVSGDVFSLREDDSRASLNPLDVLCAVLLCSDSFLRQEILSKMSMCQFALPLLLPALDTPRCTLMLWAMRDIVRKWRPHSLAESRGFREESLVLTSLPTISFVRMGSCSFSKSKLLNEVLSPSQQHHDFFIHRDMESGNVPREIADGLVEISWYFPAGRENLDLFPEPIAVTNLRGDIESHWPQFSFLTEISSAVFILTESISERDYALLSSLQGSATKYYFILNNQSGKAKETVGLLNVLAPLLNMKKSQLLVKEKSNNSAELVKKLQATLQGIITSSPKSASVRDMAVTARELGIQVDEDDGECWTALEHVQEITAEIQDVAKYKRDMLKLQGDLWKNLAKVEKELCRMKGQQDVSPEDYRSQLRERWLELRRHQNQCDLTSGMVKFISGIGQLGPAEKHHFLKWMKFHLDHIARGNLSRLRAEYKEKCHALGDDAQQLEKLDELISASSLGVEHFMRELGQFYEAECSMVKEGNMGNIQRQFIHLPGIAADLMLEGFPMELIDGDASNIPLQWVTDVLSELHAKLRGRSRMLVITVLGVQSTGKSTLLNTMFGLQFAVSSGRCTRGAFMSLIKVTENFQQELGCDFILVIDTEGLKAPELAKMEDSYEHDNELATLVVGLSDITIVNMAMENATEMKDVLQIVVHAFLRMEEIGHKPNCQFVHQNVSDVSAHEQNMRDRKHLLEQLNEMTKAAARMEKQSREMKFSDIMDYDPEKHSWYIPGLWHGVPPMAPVNMGYSESVCELKKYLFEFMRHRSPRRAPKDIPQFIEWVRSLWNAVKHENFIFSFRNSLVAEAYTQLSVKYAEWEWEFRKEMHLWMSKTETTIQNQSPDDLGPGTFEKLRLEVHQMLHNGEEKMLQRLQSYFESGAGSLHLVEKYREDFHRSVTFLRHELESYLLCKSEEAIRIQKGRSKIDHLQAGYMKVIEGKVDGLLRDCREREKELKPKELEREFAKMWKETLAELPLERLPLRQIDKDIHYQLCKDLENRGSLVKQMLHKAQSLLSYQNKPFLMKKEYLDLAWYKAAVEFITQQCWRELEEFTKSLVEECRRYIEQKVHSHGDYDQTYCWELLWMINERLQQNVAGKIRTSASFEVDLKLHILGEAASTFQKMHKDFLKKNDPQHRLEELRPQYFSTFRDLYYEKDACQKRAFDFCDRCLKPALWEYMKKRLGIEIVDDFLSSGESIEYGSRSFFQFTVQKKLLEEMNFDNYVKYVSNYEEFVKAWIQTCLISHYRETGSLGELERKVLATIMKKIQDALETSECQDALTISEFLDHFCQTMCKELVISKDSLEVILFKNTASVRQFSVDIQTFLPQVEDGIFSEWEELSREMVFTELQFKPQDEIFKRVFGCGKQCPFCNVPCEAGGSDHKEHFASVHRPQGLGGCRYETTDRLVYSLCSSDVVSSNSFRNLRTAFQWHPYKDYRQFYPTWRIQPDPSISASDYWKFIFRKFNRQFAKEYNAEPADLPPEWKKITKEQALGSIREAFNME; encoded by the exons ATGCCAGAGAGCAGAGCTGAGACATCAGGAATTGCCTCATCAGTGGAGAGGAATGGGGCTGAGACACCAGGAGTTGCTGCGTTGGTGGAGAGGAGCAGAGCCGAGACACCAGGAGATTCTGTGTCAGTGGACAGGAGTGGAACTGAGGTTCCCGAGACCTCTCCCAACAAAGTTCATGCAG GGAGAAGAGGAGCCGTGAAGTCCGTCCTGTCCAAGCTGAAACTCAAGAAGTTCAGAAACCGGAAGCTCAGACTGAGGAATCTCCTGCAAATCAGCCCAGACAGCCTGAAGGACTCGACTCCTTACATCTTGGGAGACTTGCCTCGGCACTTCCTGAGGAAGCTCATGGCTCTGAACGGGACAGCCAGAAGCACAAGCCTTTGGCAGGGGACATCTGATGAGGACACAAGTGAGGATGAGGAGGGTGGGGTGAGTGGGGATGTGTTCTCTCTAAGGGAAGATGACTCTAGggcttctctgaaccccctcgaTGTTCTCTGTGCCGTTCTGCTTTGCTCAGACAGTTTCCTACGGCAGGAGATCCTGTCCAAAATGTCCATGTGCCAGTTTGCCCTCCCTCTGCTGCTACCTGCCCTCGACACCCCCAGGTGCACCCTAATGCTGTGGGCCATGAGGGACATTGTGAGGAAGTGGAGGCCGCACTCCCTGGCAGAgagcagagggttcagagaggagagCCTGGTGCTCACGTCACTGCCAACCATTTCCTTTGTGCGGATGGGGAGCTGCAGCTTCTCCAAGTCCAAACTCCTCAATGAGGTTCTCAGCCCCTCTCAGCAGCACCACGATTTCTTCATCCATCGGGACATGGAGTCTGGGAACGTCCCTCGGGAAATCGCAGATGGGCTGGTCGAGATTTCCTGGTATTTCCCTGCTGGGAGGGAGAATTTGGATCTTTTCCCAGAGCCCATCGCGGTTACAAACCTGCGAGGAGACATTGAGTCACACTGGCCCCAGTTCAGCTTTTTAACAGAGATCTCCTCAGCAGTTTTCATATTAACTGAGAGCATCAGTGAGAGAGACTACGCATTGTTATCATCCTTGCAGGGATCAGCCACTAAATACTACTTCATCCTTAATAATCAGTCTGGGAAAGCCAAGGAAACAGTGGGACTCCTCAATGTATTAGCCCCGCTGCTGAATATGAAAAAATCACAACTTCTGGtgaaagagaagagcaacaacagtGCGGAGCTGGTGAAAAAGCTGCAAGCCACCCTACAGGGCATCATTACCTCCTCGCCCAAGAGCGCAAGCGTCCGTGACATGGCTGTGACGGCGCGGGAGCTAGGGATCCAGGTGGATGAAGATGATGGAGAATGTTGGACCGCCTTGGAGCATGTTCAAGAAATCACTGCTGAAATACAGGATGTGGCAAAGTACAAGAGGGACATGCTGAAGCTCCAAGGAGATCTGTGGAAGAACTTGGCTAAAGTGGAGAAAGAGCTGTGCCGGATGAAAGGCCAACAGGACGTCTCTCCAGAAGACTATAGATCCCAGCTGAGAGAAAGGTGGTTGGAGCTACGCAGGCATCAGAATCAGTGTGACCTCACCAGCGGGATGGTTAAATTTATTAGCGGGATAGGACAACTGGGTCCAGCCGAGAAACATCACTTCCtgaaatggatgaaattccaCCTGGATCACATCGCCAGGGGGAACCTCTCTAGGCTCCGGGCTGAGTATAAAGAGAAATGTCACGCTCTAGGGGATGATGCACAACAGCTGGAAAAACTGGATGAACTAATCTCTGCCAGCTCCTTAGGGGTGGAGCATTTCATGCGCGAGTTGGGGCAATTTTACGAGGCCGAATGCTCAATGGTGAAAGAAGGGAACATGGGGAACATCCAAAGACAATTCATCCATCTCCCAGGCATAGCAGCTGACCTGATGCTGGAAGGGTTTCCCATGGAGCTGATCGATGGGGATGCCTCCAACATCCCACTGCAGTGGGTGACAGATGTTCTTTCTGAGCTCCATGCCAAGCTCAGGGGAAGGTCCAGAATGTTGGTTATAACGGTGCTGGGAGTGCAGAGCACTGGGAAATCCACCCTCCTCAACACCATGTTCGGCCTGCAGTTTGCAGTGAGCAGTGGCCGATGTACGCGAGGAGCCTTCATGTCACTCATTAAAGTGACAGAGAACTttcagcaggagctgggctgtGATTTCATCCTGGTGATAGACACAGAAGGCTTGAAAGCCCCTGAACTGGCCAAGATGGAGGATAGTTATGAACACGACAATGAGCTGGCCACACTGGTGGTTGGACTGAGTGACATAACCATCGTTAACATGGCCATGGAGAACGCCACCGAAATGAAGGATGTTCTGCAAATTGTGGTCCATGCCTTTCTCAGAATGGAGGAAATTGGGCACAAACCCAACTGCCAATTTGTGCATCAGAACGTCAGTGATGTGTCTGCGCATGAACAAAACATGAGGGACAGGAAACACCTCCTGGAGCAGCTGAATGAAATGACCAAAGCTGCAGCGAGGATGGAAAAACAAAGCAGGGAGATGAAATTTTCTGACATCATGGACTATGATCCGGAGAAGCACAGTTGGTACATCCCTGGGCTGTGGCATGGAGTCCCTCCCATGGCGCCAGTGAATATGGGATACAGCGAGAGCGTGTGTGAACTAAAGAAATACCTGTTTGAATTCATGAGACACCGATCACCTCGCAGAGCCCCCAAGGACATTCCCCAGTTCATCGAATGGGTGAGGAGCCTCTGGAATGCTGTGAAACACGAGAACTTCATCTTCAGTTTCAGAAACAGCCTGGTGGCTGAGGCCTATACCCAGCTGTCTGTGAAGTACGCGGAGTGGGAGTGGGAATTCCGCAAGGAGATGCATCTCTGGATGTCCAAAACAGAAACCACCAtccagaaccaatccccagacgaTCTGGGTCCAGGCACCTTTGAGAAACTAAGGCTGGAAGTTCACCAGATGCTGCATAATGGAGAGGAGAAGATGCTGCAGAGACTTCAGAGCTACTTTGAGAGTGGAGCCGGGAGTCTGCACCTGGTAGAGAAATACAGAGAAGACTTTCACCGAAGCGTGACATTTCTCCGGCACGAACTGGAGAGCTATCTGCTCTGCAAGTCTGAAGAGGCCATTCGTATCCAGAAAGGTCGGAGCAAGATAGACCATCTGCAGGCCGGGTACATGAAAGTAATTGAAGGGAAGGTGGATGGGCTCTTGCGggactgcagggagagggagaaggagctgAAGCCCAAGGAACTGGAAAGGGAGTTTGCCAAGATGTGGAAGGAAACCTTAGCAGAGCTGCCGCTGGAGCGCTTACCCCTACGCCAAATTGATAAAGACATCCACTACCAGCTGTGCAAGGACCTGGAGAACAGAGGGAGTTTGGTCAAGCAGATGCTCCATAAAGCCCAGAGCTTGTTGAGTTACCAAAACAAACCCTTTCTCATGAAGAAGGAGTATCTGGACTTGGCTTGGTACAAAGCAGCTGTGGAGTTTATAACACAACAATGTTGGCGTGAATTGGAAGAGTTCACAAAGTCCCTGGTGGAGGAGTGTAGGAGATACATTGAGCAGAAGGTCCACTCTCATGGGGATTACGACCAGACCTATTGCTGGGAATTGCTGTGGATGATCAATGAGAGGCTCCAGCAGAACGTCGCTGGGAAGATTCGCACCAGTGCTTCCTTCGAAGTCGACTTGAAGCTTCACATCCTGGGGGAGGCGGCCAGCACCTTCCAGAAGATGCACAAAGACTTTCTCAAGAAGAACGACCCTCAGCATCGCCTGGAGGAGCTGAGACCTCAGTATTTCTCCACCTTCAGAGACCTTTACTATGAGAAGGATGCCTGCCAGAAGAGAGCTTTTGATTTCTGTGACCGTTGTCTGAAACCCGCCCTTTGGGAATATATGAAGAAAAGACTCGGGATTGAGATAGTGGACGACTTTCTCAGCAGTGGAGAGTCCATCGAGTATGGCAGCCGGAGCTTCTTCCAGTTCACTGTGCAAAAGAAACTGCTGGAGGAGATGAACTTCGATAACTACGTGAAATACGTCAGTAACTATGAGGAGTTTGTAAAGGCCTGGATCCAGACATGCCTAATCAGCCACTACAGAGAGACTGGGAGCTTGGGAGAACTGGAGAGAAAGGTTCTAGCCACAATAATGAAGAAAATCCAGGACGCTCTGGAGACCTCTGAGTGCCAAGACGCCCTCACCATCTCTGAGTTCTTGGACCATTTTTGCCAAACAATGTGCAAGGAGCTGGTTATCTCCAAGGACAGTTTGGAAGTGATCCTCTTCAAAAACACAGCCAGTGTCAGGCAGTTCTCAGTCGACATCCAGACCTTCCTTCCCCAGGTGGAAGATGGCATCTTCTCAGAGTGGGAAGAGCTGAGCAGGGAAATGGTCTTCACAGAGCTCCAGTTCAAGCCCCAGGATGAGATCTTCAAGCGCGTGtttggctgtgggaagcagtgtccATTCTGTAACGTCCCCTGTGAAGCAGGAGGCAGCGACCACAAGGAGCATTTTGCATCGGTGCATCGGCCTCAagggctggggggctgcagaTATGAGACAACTGATAGGCTTGTGTATTCTTTGTGCTCCTCTGATGTAGTTTCTAGTAATTCATTTAGAAATCTGCGTACAGCCTTCCAATGGCATCCCTACAAAGATTATCGCCAATTCTACCCCACCTGGCGCATACAACCGGACCCCAGCATCAGCGCCTCCGATTATTGGAAGTTCATATTCAGAAAGTTCAATCGACAGTTTGCCAAAGAGTACAATGCAGAGCCTGCCGATCTGCCCCCGGAGTGGAAGAAAATAACCAaggagcaggctctgggcagcatccGAGAGGCATTTAACATGGAATAG